Within the Thermanaeromonas toyohensis ToBE genome, the region ACTGGAATACCTAAGGCTTCATTTAAATTGGCATTGGGGTCTGCATCGACGGCTAAAATGCTCTTTTTCCCTTTTTCTAGTAAGTAGCGGATAAGGAGGGCGGCGAAAGTAGTTTTCCCCGTACCACCCTTACCTGCCACAGCTATGTTCCTGGCCATTATCCTGCCACCCTCTCCCCCGGCGCATATTTAGGTGCATAGCTAGCTACCGAGGGGAAGAGGTTTAAATCCGTATGGGGTAGGAAGAGGGCGGAGACAAACTCTTCCATAAAGAGATTTCCAACCGAAAGCTCAAGGTAAGTCAGCTTGCGCCCTATTTCCCGGGCCTCTTCCCACTTATCGCGACACAGCAAGACCTCTATGGCTCCCTTAAGGGAAGTGTTACCGGCAAAAATGTAGCGGTCTAAGGGGAGATCTGGAAGTAGTCCGATTTCTATAGCGTTAGGGATATTCAAGTAATTACCGAAGCCGCCAGCGATGATGATTTTATCTATAGTATCTAGTTTAAGCTGAACTGTTTTTAGTAAGCTCATGATCCCAGCAAAAACAGCTCCTTTAGAACGGATGAGAGTTTTGATATCACCTTCAGTAAGTACTATATCTTGGCCGTTGCCGCTCTCTTCCTTCCAGGCCAGGACAAACTCGCATCCTTCATCAGTACGCCGTAGGCGGGGCGTGGGTACCTCCTGAAAATTCCCTGTGCGGTCGATGATCCCGGCCCTTCTGAGCTTGGCTAAAGCGTCGATAAGACCAGAACCGCAGATACCCATCGGCTTAGTACGTCCGATCACCCGCCATTTAACTTCCAAAGTAGCGGGATCTATTTCTACTCCTTCGATAGCCCCCTTCATGGCCCGCATGCCAAAGGTGATACCACCGCCTTCAAAGGCTGGGCCTGCCGAACAGGCGCAAGAGATTAGCCAATCGCTGTTACCTAGTACCATCTCACCGTTAGTACCGATATCCACGAACAACACTAGCTCTTGGCTCTTGGCTATACCGGTGAATAAAGCCCCAGAAACTATATCTCCTCCCACATAGCTGGCTACGGAAGGGAATACTAACACAGGAGCCGAGGGGTGTATATTTAGCCCTGTTTCCCCTGCTCTAACCAGCGGGAATTCGGTGGCGGTGGGTATATAGGGCTGGAGGCGTACATACTTAGGGGTAAGCCCCAGGAACAAATGGGTCATGGTAGTATTTCCGGCTAAGGAAGCCGCCACCACTTGCTGGTAGGAAATCCCTTTTTCTTTAAGGAGCTCACTTATTACCTCGTTAATGCTCGCTAGAGCGGCTTCTTGTAATTC harbors:
- a CDS encoding ASKHA domain-containing protein — encoded protein: MEEYRVTFWPEGIEISVPAGTTLLEAAAEAGIALKSTCGGQGSCGRCVVRVKEGHVASEPARRKLSLPGEGYVLACRTKVLGDVQVEVPKDSRLDEHQVLLDDKQGASVESPCTLQPLCEVVSLELEPPTLTENASDWSRVQTALRRYFPETSIKVSLSTLQELAEALRQADWRVAVSLARLNGQAEVIRVTSANEKDIYGVAIDLGTTTVAVALVDLIKGRIIAQGGTYNRQSRFGDDVISRIIYATTTEQGLKELQEAALASINEVISELLKEKGISYQQVVAASLAGNTTMTHLFLGLTPKYVRLQPYIPTATEFPLVRAGETGLNIHPSAPVLVFPSVASYVGGDIVSGALFTGIAKSQELVLFVDIGTNGEMVLGNSDWLISCACSAGPAFEGGGITFGMRAMKGAIEGVEIDPATLEVKWRVIGRTKPMGICGSGLIDALAKLRRAGIIDRTGNFQEVPTPRLRRTDEGCEFVLAWKEESGNGQDIVLTEGDIKTLIRSKGAVFAGIMSLLKTVQLKLDTIDKIIIAGGFGNYLNIPNAIEIGLLPDLPLDRYIFAGNTSLKGAIEVLLCRDKWEEAREIGRKLTYLELSVGNLFMEEFVSALFLPHTDLNLFPSVASYAPKYAPGERVAG